One Malus domestica chromosome 11, GDT2T_hap1 genomic region harbors:
- the LOC103430071 gene encoding small ribosomal subunit protein eS8 — protein MGISRDSMHKRRATGGKKKAWRKKRKYELGRQPANTKLSSNKTVRRIRVRGGNVKWRALRLDTGNFSWGSEAVTRKTRLLDVVYNASNNELVRTQTLVKSAIVQVDAAPFKQWYLQHYGVEIGRKKKTAAAAKKEAEDGEAPAAAAEEAKKSNHVARKLEKRQQTRTLDQHIEEQFGGGRLLACISSRPGQCGRCDGYILEGRELEFYMKKLQRKKGKGAAA, from the exons ATGG GTATTTCTCGAGATTCCATGCACAAGAGACGTGCCACTGGAGGCAAGAAGAAGGCTTGGAGGAAGAAGCGAAA GTACGAGCTCGGAAGGCAACCTGCTAACACCAAGTTGTCAAGCAACAAGACTGTGAGGAGGATCAGGGTTAGAGGTGGAAATGTCAAGTGGCGTGCTTTGAGGCTTGACACTGGAAATTTCTCCTGGGGTAGCGAGGCCGTGACCCGCAAAACCCGTCTTCTTGATGTTGTGTACAATGCATCTAACAATGAGTTGGTCCGTACTCAAACATTGGTGAAGAGTGCCATTGTTCAGGTTGATGCAGCACCATTCAAGCAGTGGTACCTCCAGCACTATGGAGTTGAAATTGGCCGCAAGAAGAAAACTGCTGCCGCTGCCAAGAAAGAAGCAGAG GATGGTGAGGcacctgctgctgctgctgaggAGGCAAAGAAGAGCAACCATGTAGCCAGAAAGCTGGAGAAGCGTCAACAGACTCGCACCTTGGACCAGCATATTGAAGAACAATTTGGCGGTGGTCGTCTGTTGGCTTGTATTTCATCACGACCTGGTCAGTGTGGCCGTTGCGATGG ATATATCTTGGAGGGCAGAGAGCTGGAGTTCTACATGAAGAAGCTCcagaggaagaaggggaagggagCTGCAGCTTAA